The genomic interval tttttttttttttttttgagacagagcctcactttatcatccttaatagagtgttgtggcttcgtaggtcacagcaatctcaaattcttgggcgcaagtgatcctcatgcctcagcttcccaagtagctgggactacaggcgcccaccacaacattcagctaattttttctattttaggtgagatggggtctcactcttgctcaagctggtctcgaactcctgagctcaagggacctgcctacctcagcctcccaaagtgctagaatcataggcatgagccaccacaccatcTTATAGATGGGGAAACCTATCTTAGGAGGAACTCCAGACAGAGTGAATTGACCTACAGGGTGTGCTATTTTCAGTATAGTGGGACTAGATACCTGGGAAGAAGATGGTGTGAACCCTGGACCTTCGCAAAGCCCTCTTGGGAAGTCCTTTGAGCGCTATTATTAGttgtaaataaattttgttttttaaaacttattatatcatttcacacccattaggatgggtATTaccaaaaaacaagaacaagctAGCACAGTGGGAGACCTAGGTGGGcaaattgcttgagatcaggagttagagaccagcctaagcaatagtgagacccatctctagtaaaatcagaaaaattagctaggcattgtggtgggcacctgtagtcccagctactcagtctCAACAGcatgaggattacttgagccaaagagttggaagttgctgtgagctgtgatgacaccatggcacccctaccaagggtgacagagtgcgagtctgtctcaaaaaaaaatttgggggGAGAGAGTGGAGTCTTAAGATCTTTAGACGGCTGGTGCACAGGTCCTCGAACATCTTCCTGCTTCAATCATGGCTTGTGGTCTGGTCGCCAGCAACCTGAATCTCAAACCTGGGGAGTGCCTCAGAGTACGGGGCGAGGTGGCCCCTGATGCCAAGAGCTTTGTGCTGAACCTGGATAAAGACAGCAACAACCTGTGCCTGCATTTCAACCCCCGCTTTGATGCCCACGGGGATGCCAATACTATCGTGTGCAACAGCAAGGACGGTGGGGCCTGGGGAGCTGAGCAGCGGGAGGCTGCCTTTCCCTTCCAGCCTGGAAGTGTCGTGGAGGTGTGCATCAGCTTTGACCAGGCAGACCTGACCGTCAAGCTGCCAGATGGTTACACATTCAAGTTCCCTAACTGCCTCAACCTGGAGGCCATCAACTACATGGCAGCTGATGGTGATGTCAAGATCAAGTGTATGGCCTTTGATTGAAGTCAGCTGGCCTGTGACCCCCCCAATAAAGGCAGCTGCCTCTGctcttcttggaaaaaaaaaaaatttcttttttaaagaatgaatatgAGAAAATGTTATGACCTAGACACAGAGGaatgcttcttctttttttttttttgtagagacagtctcactttatggccctcggtagagtagctgggactacaggcgcccgccacaacgcctggctaagagGAATGcttcttaaacaaaatacaaaaatcacaaGCCCTAAAAGAAAAGGTTTCAAAATTCAATTGCCTAAAGATAAAAAACTTCTGTAcaagggctgggtgaggtgggtcaggcttgtaatcccagcactctgcgaggctaaggtgggtggattgtctgagctcacaggttcgagaccagcctaaggcagagcaagatcttgtctctaaaaatagccaggcattgtgatggatgcctgtagtcacagctattcaggaggctgaggcaagagaactgcttaagtccaagagttggaggttgctatgagctgtgacgccatggtactctcccaggggcaacaaagtgagagactctgtctcaaaacaaaaacaaacaaacaaaaataaccaaacaaacaaagagcagcacctgtggctcagtgagtagggtgtcagccccatataccaagggtggcaggttcaaacccggccctggccaaacagcaacaaacaaatggccggtgttgtggcgggtgcctgtagtcccagctgctcggggggctgaggcaagagaattgcctaagcccaagaggaggaagatgttgtgagctgtgatgctacagcactctaccgagggtgacaaagtgagactgtctcaaaaaaaaaaaaagaaaaagaaaatgaattgacTACACCTACATAGAACTCCACAGGTAAACACTGAAACAACGGAGCCAGGCACAAGAAAGTATGTAGTGTGTGATTTCATTTGTATATGGTTAAAGCCCAGCAAAATGAATTCATGGGTGTCAGAGAAATGGTTAGTTTAGGGAGAAAAGAGATCGGCAGTTGTAGGGAGGTTGGTCACAAAGCAGggacttcagaaaaataaaaatgctggaTTTTTTGGCTtgtagctgtaatcctagcactaaggttgctgtgagctatgacaccactgtaccTAACTGagggtgactgtctcaaaaaaacaagaatggcttggcacccattggGCAGTGGTTATgccgccagccatgtacaccgaggttggcaggttcgaatccatctcaggccagctaaacaacaatgacaactgcaaccaaaaaatggttggcgttgtggcaggcgcctgtagtcccagctacttggatggctgaggcaagagaatcacataagtccaagagttggaagttgctgtgagctgtgatgccatggctctcccGAGGGTaagataatgagactctgtctcaagaaaactagaaaaaggcTGGgcgatgcctgtaatcctagcactttgagaggtcaaggcagatggatcccttgagctcaggagtttgagactagcctgagccagagcgagacccccttctctaaaaatagccaggtgtgtggcaggcacctgtagtcccagctacttggagactgaggcaagagaatcacttggcccaagagtttgaggttgctgtgagctatgacacaacagtactctaccaaggatgactctatcaagtgagactctgaaagagagagagagaaagaaagaaagaaagaaagacaattaATGTTAATTGTAGTCAACCTACTGATATATCAAACACCAGGTCTTATTTcatctaactgtatgtttgtcCACATCATTTTATCCATTCTTAAATGCACAGTTCTGTGGTTTGAACACATTCATATTGTTGTACTATTGCCACCATTCCTATCCAgatctttttcatctttcctaaTTGAAACCCCATGTTCCTTAAACACTAACTTCCCATACCTCTCTTCCCTGGCAAccccattctactttctgtctttgatTATAACTACTCTAGGTACCTTATATAAGAGAAATTatacagtattattttttgagtatttgtctttttgttttttcaactcattgaaaatttgtttgtttcactCATTGAAACATCCTTATgccacttagcatgtttt from Nycticebus coucang isolate mNycCou1 chromosome 3, mNycCou1.pri, whole genome shotgun sequence carries:
- the LOC128582302 gene encoding galectin-1-like, producing MACGLVASNLNLKPGECLRVRGEVAPDAKSFVLNLDKDSNNLCLHFNPRFDAHGDANTIVCNSKDGGAWGAEQREAAFPFQPGSVVEVCISFDQADLTVKLPDGYTFKFPNCLNLEAINYMAADGDVKIKCMAFD